From one Notolabrus celidotus isolate fNotCel1 chromosome 2, fNotCel1.pri, whole genome shotgun sequence genomic stretch:
- the LOC117831342 gene encoding T-cell acute lymphocytic leukemia protein 1 homolog, translating to MLHEAAQHLNTFISDPDPCLMMVMKQRSSPYEMKHSEGSRPRVSTNSRERWRQQNVNGAFTELRRLIPTHPPDRKLSKNEILRLALRYINFLDGVLTEQELSGSPRSQAGCVELEDGLRGVLSPNSSCESSADGDSDCGGPLQHLHLSARYT from the exons ATGCTGCACGAGGCCGCGCAACACCTGAACACCTTCATCAG tGATCCAGATCCATGcctgatgatggtgatgaaacAAAGATCTTCACCATATGAGATGAAGCACAGTGAAG GTTCTCGTCCCCGGGTGTCCACCAACAGCCGTGAGCGTTGGAGGCAGCAGAACGTTAACGGAGCGTTCACCGAGCTGCGGCGCCTCATCCCCACGCACCCACCTGACAGGAAGCTCAGCAAGAACGAGATCCTGCGCCTGGCCCTTAGATACATCAACTTCCTGGATGGGGTGCTGACAGAGCAGGAGCTCAGCGGGTCTCCCAGGAGCCAGGCAGGGTGTGTGGAGTTGGAGGACGGGCTGCGAGGGGTGCTGTCACCAAACTCCAGCTGTGAGAGTTCAGCTGACGGAGACTCTGACTGTGGAGGACCTCTGCAGCACCTCCACCTGAGTGCCAGGTACACCTGA
- the fam174c gene encoding protein FAM174C, which produces MFKMTLRGVLSAVLVPVCWLLVTLAEDAPGSPAAAPAVPRPAVTNSSGVNSTQSTRGMFNNLNVDSSMIQRALYVLIGITMIGVLYFLIRAVRLKRPAQRKKYGLLSNQDDSVEMDGMESEEDDTLYEARSLRR; this is translated from the exons ATGTTTAAGATGACTCTTCGCGGAGTACTCTCAGCGGTTCTGGTCCCGGTCTGCTGGCTGCTGGTGACTCTGGCGGAGGATGCACCCGGATCTCCCGCCGCCGCCCCCGCGGTGCCCAGACCCGCGGTGACGAACTCCAGCGGGGTGAACTCGACTCAGAGCACCAGAGGAATGTTCAACAACCTCAACGTGGACAGCTCCATGATCCAGCGGGCCCTGTACGTCCTGATCGGCATCACCATGATCGGAGTCCTCTACTTCCTCATCCGAGCCGTGCG gctgaAGAGGCCAGCCCAGAGGAAAAAGTACGGCCTGCTGTCAAACCAAGACGACTCTGTTGAGATGGATGGGATGGAGAGCGAGGAAGACGACACGCTGTATGAAGCTCGCAGCCTCcgcag ATGA